The following proteins are co-located in the Echinicola sp. 20G genome:
- the purU gene encoding formyltetrahydrofolate deformylase codes for MECAILIIQCRDQKGIVAAVSQFLYFHNGNVQEVDQYIDNETGDFFMRAKWELESFAIQKDQIERIFAETVGVKFGMNFSLHFTEPKPRMAIFVSKLSHCLFDILSRYYSGQFEVEIPMVISNHDNLRSVVEAFGIPYYYFPITKENKLEQEQKQLELMKEHGVDFVVLARYMQILSPAFIANYKHQIINIHHSFLPAFVGAKPYHAAHKRGVKIIGATGHYVTEELDAGPIIEQDIARVKHHNTVEELVQIGQDVEKVVLSKAIKYHLAKKVMVMGNKTIIFN; via the coding sequence ATGGAGTGCGCGATTTTGATCATACAGTGCCGGGACCAAAAAGGTATCGTAGCAGCTGTTTCACAGTTTCTTTATTTTCATAATGGGAATGTACAGGAAGTAGACCAATACATCGATAATGAAACGGGTGATTTTTTCATGAGAGCCAAGTGGGAATTGGAGAGTTTTGCCATCCAAAAAGACCAAATAGAGCGAATATTTGCGGAAACGGTAGGCGTGAAATTTGGGATGAATTTCAGTTTGCACTTTACTGAGCCAAAACCTAGAATGGCCATATTTGTTTCCAAACTTTCCCATTGCCTATTTGATATACTTTCACGGTATTACAGTGGACAGTTTGAAGTGGAAATTCCAATGGTGATTTCCAATCACGATAACCTAAGGTCTGTGGTGGAAGCATTTGGGATACCTTATTATTACTTCCCGATCACCAAGGAAAATAAGCTGGAGCAAGAGCAAAAACAGTTGGAGCTCATGAAGGAGCATGGAGTGGACTTTGTGGTATTGGCGAGGTACATGCAAATCTTGAGTCCTGCATTTATTGCCAATTATAAGCACCAAATAATCAATATTCACCATTCATTTCTACCCGCTTTTGTGGGGGCCAAGCCTTATCATGCAGCCCATAAAAGAGGGGTGAAGATCATTGGTGCCACAGGGCATTATGTGACAGAAGAGTTGGATGCGGGACCAATTATAGAGCAGGATATTGCGCGAGTAAAGCATCATAATACAGTGGAAGAGCTAGTACAGATAGGTCAGGATGTGGAAAAAGTGGTGTTGTCAAAAGCCATCAAATACCATTTGGCCAAAAAGGTGATGGTTATGGGCAATAAGACTATAATCTTTAATTAA
- a CDS encoding META domain-containing protein: MKLFNALMGMALISLSLFSCGEPEDIGKHDWKVRSINGAPATKEQLAKLTLEFGEGQEVGGQAPCDQFRGKAVYNKDKVKFSTLYTDTQACEGKIIQNAYLSSLENSEKYTTTADRMVFYDGDGNITVEFQQIN; this comes from the coding sequence ATGAAATTGTTTAATGCATTAATGGGAATGGCCTTGATTTCTCTTTCCCTGTTTTCTTGCGGTGAGCCGGAGGATATAGGCAAGCATGACTGGAAAGTACGTTCGATAAATGGTGCTCCAGCCACAAAAGAGCAACTGGCCAAACTAACCCTTGAATTTGGTGAAGGACAGGAAGTGGGCGGCCAAGCCCCCTGTGACCAGTTTAGAGGAAAAGCAGTTTACAACAAAGACAAAGTAAAATTTTCCACACTATATACAGATACACAAGCCTGTGAGGGAAAAATAATCCAAAATGCTTATTTGAGCTCTTTGGAAAATAGTGAGAAATACACCACTACTGCGGATAGAATGGTTTTCTATGATGGAGACGGAAATATTACAGTTGAATTTCAACAGATCAACTAA
- the alr gene encoding alanine racemase, translating into MQHTSHLEISKSAYRRNIKFLQKQLGNETVISSVVKGNAYGHGIENIVPIAEATGIRHFSTFSSDEAFKVYNSISKGSHIMIMGMVHNKDLEWIIQKDISFYVFEFDRLMAAIKASKKVGKKAKIHIEVETGFHRTGFEWNEKEFLLDILEEHAEYLELVGLCTHYAGAESIANYVRVKNQIKRYVEFKDWFNQKGVHFPIYHTACSAASLSYPETIMDMVRIGIAQYGFWPSQETYMSKFKQLAENRKNPLKRLITWKSVIMSIKEVEIGDFIGYGNTYMAPRHMKVAMVPVGYCHGFSRMLSNLGKVLIQGKMISVVGNVTMNSITVDVTDLKEVKKGEEVVIIGKQKSSEITVASFSESTQQVNYELLTRLPQEIPRRIVY; encoded by the coding sequence ATGCAGCATACTTCCCATTTGGAAATCAGCAAATCAGCTTACCGCAGGAACATTAAATTTCTTCAAAAACAACTAGGCAATGAAACGGTGATTTCCTCTGTGGTGAAAGGCAATGCCTACGGACACGGTATTGAAAACATTGTACCTATTGCCGAAGCAACCGGAATCAGGCATTTCAGCACCTTCAGTTCGGATGAGGCCTTTAAAGTTTATAATTCCATCAGTAAAGGCAGCCACATCATGATCATGGGCATGGTTCACAACAAGGACCTAGAATGGATTATTCAAAAAGACATCAGTTTCTATGTGTTTGAATTTGACCGTTTGATGGCTGCAATCAAAGCTTCCAAAAAAGTAGGCAAAAAAGCCAAAATTCATATTGAAGTCGAAACAGGCTTCCATCGTACAGGTTTTGAATGGAATGAAAAAGAGTTTTTGTTGGATATACTGGAAGAACACGCTGAGTACCTTGAGCTAGTCGGTCTTTGCACCCATTATGCCGGTGCAGAAAGTATTGCCAATTATGTTCGGGTTAAAAATCAAATCAAAAGGTATGTGGAGTTCAAAGACTGGTTCAATCAAAAGGGAGTACATTTTCCCATTTACCATACTGCCTGCTCAGCAGCCTCATTGAGTTATCCAGAAACTATTATGGACATGGTCAGAATAGGCATTGCTCAATATGGTTTCTGGCCTAGTCAGGAAACCTATATGAGCAAATTCAAGCAATTGGCAGAGAACAGGAAAAACCCATTAAAAAGGTTGATCACTTGGAAAAGCGTTATCATGAGTATCAAAGAGGTTGAAATAGGTGATTTTATTGGCTATGGAAACACCTACATGGCTCCTCGGCATATGAAAGTTGCTATGGTTCCGGTTGGCTATTGCCACGGCTTCAGCCGGATGCTCAGCAATCTTGGTAAGGTATTGATTCAGGGGAAAATGATCTCTGTGGTAGGCAATGTAACCATGAACTCCATCACGGTGGACGTCACCGACCTCAAGGAGGTAAAAAAAGGAGAGGAGGTTGTCATCATCGGTAAGCAAAAAAGCAGTGAAATTACCGTAGCTTCCTTTAGTGAATCCACCCAACAGGTCAATTATGAATTATTGACACGGCTACCTCAGGAAATCCCAAGACGCATTGTTTACTGA